The Lycium ferocissimum isolate CSIRO_LF1 chromosome 1, AGI_CSIRO_Lferr_CH_V1, whole genome shotgun sequence genome includes a region encoding these proteins:
- the LOC132060363 gene encoding protein DETOXIFICATION 18-like, with translation MAKSPSHQLPLALSSEKWTNRWWNKLLVLACNGYFHEHTKQIMILWPMIVLSSNFLFTNLVSIMFAGHLGKLELAASSLANSWATVTGFSFMFGLSGALETLCSQAYEARRYTMLAIHLQTSCIISFFSSTVIAVIWWYSDSILINFFHQDRDIAKEAGVFLKFLIPGLFAYGVLQNVLRFLRAQSILESIVGLPWASFVIHICIIPYALVHWIGLGFKGASLATSISIWISLLMMGLYVFFSNRCNHIVWDGFSFEPFHHILTYLKLALPSAAIVCLEYCAFEILVLLAGLMPNPETTTSIIAMSVNTQAIVHFIFSGACVATSTRVANELGAGNPDRVKHVVSVTLVKSIIVGLAIWLTLFYYHIAWAGLFSDRAEIINKFASMTPLLLISNIFDISQGILSGVARGLGWQRCAMCINLGTLYFIGMPIACLIAFKFNLQTQGLWIGLICALGCQASGSLLLTLLTRWKKVEGSTNSNRETELLA, from the exons ATGGCAAAGTCACCAAGTCACCAGTTACCACTAGCATTATCCAGTGAAAAATGGACAAACAGGTGGTGGAATAAGTTACTAGTATTAGCTTGTAATGGTTACTTCCATGAACACACGAAGCAGATAATGATTTTGTGGCCAATGATTGTTCTGTCGAGTAACTTCTTATTCACCAATCTTGTATCCATCATGTTCGCTGGTCACCTTGGCAAACTTGAACTTGCTGCCTCAAGTCTTGCTAATTCCTGGGCTACGGTCACTGGTTTCTCTTTCATG TTTGGATTAAGTGGCGCACTTGAGACATTATGCAGCCAAGCGTATGAAGCAAGAAGGTACACGATGCTGGCTATACATCTGCAGAcatcatgtatcatatcattCTTCTCTTCAACTGTGATTGCTGTTATCTGGTGGTATTCCGATTCAATTCTGATTAATTTCTTTCATCAAGATCGTGACATAGCTAAAGAAGCAGGGGTGTTCCTGAAATTTCTTATACCTGGATTGTTTGCATATGGTGTTTTGCAAAATGTTTTGAGATTTCTTCGGGCACAGTCAATTCTCGAGTCTATAGTTGGGCTTCCATGGGCGTCTTTCGTTATCCACATTTGTATTATTCCGTATGCCTTGGTTCATTGGATAGGTCTTGGTTTTAAAGGAGCATCATTAGCAACATCTATTTCGATCTGGATTTCACTCCTCATGATGGGTCTATACGTGTTTTTCTCGAATAGATGCAACCATATCGTTTGGGATGGTTTCTCATTCGAGCCATTTCATCATATCCTTACATACTTGAAGCTGGCTTTGCCCTCTGCTGCCATAGTCTG TTTGGAGTACTGCGCTTTTGAGATTCTCGTgttattggctggtttgatgccAAACCCGGAAACAACTACTTCCATAATTGCAATGAG TGTAAATACCCAAGCCATCGTCCACTTTATATTTTCCGGTGCATGCGTAGCTACAAG CACCAGAGTTGCAAACGAGTTAGGAGCTGGAAATCCTGACAGAGTTAAACATGTTGTTTCTGTTACTCTCGTGAAATCTATTATTGTAGGTCTTGCTATTTGGTTGACTCTATTTTATTATCATATTGCCTGGGCTGGCCTCTTCAGTGATAGAGCAGAGATAATTAACAAATTTGCCTCCATGACACCTCTTCTTTTAATATCCAATATATTCGATATCTCTCAAGGAATTTTATCAG GGGTGGCTAGAGGATTGGGGTGGCAGCGTTGTGCTATGTGCATCAACTTGGGAACATTATATTTCATCGGCATGCCAATAGCATGCCTCATTGCTTTCAAGTTCAACCTACAGACTCAG GGTTTATGGATTGGCTTGATATGTGCTCTAGGTTGCCAAGCTTCTGGCTCATTGCTACTGACATTGTTGACCAGATGGAAAAAAGTAGAGGGCTCAACAAATAGCAATAGAGAAACTGAACTTCTAGCTTAA
- the LOC132067630 gene encoding protein DETOXIFICATION 18-like: MRAKFWFPIWYLFGLSGALETLCSQAYKARRYKMLAIHLQTSCIISFFSSTVIAVIWWYSDTILINLFHQDRDIAKEAGVFLKFLIPGLFAYGVLQNVLRFLQAQSMLESIVGLPWASFVIHICIIPYALVHWIGLGFKGASLATSISIWISLLMMGLHVFFSNSCNHIVWDGFSFEPFHHILTYLKLALPSAAIVCLEYCAFEILVLLAGLMPNPETTTSIIAMSVNTQAIVHLIFSGAGVAASTRVANELGAGNPDRAKHVVSVTLVQSIVVGLDIWLTLFCYHISWAGFFSDSAEIINKFASMTPLLLISIIFDISQGILSGVARGWGWQRCAMCINLGTFYFISMPIACLTAFKFNLHTQGLWIGLICALDCQASGSLLLILLTRWKKVEGSTNSNRETELLA; the protein is encoded by the exons ATGAGGGCAAAGTTTTGGTTTCCCATTTGGTATCTG TTTGGATTAAGTGGTGCACTTGAGACATTATGCAGCCAAGCGTATAAAGCAAGAAGGTACAAGATGCTGGCGATACATCTGCAGAcatcatgtatcatatcattCTTCTCTTCAACTGTGATTGCTGTTATCTGGTGGTATTCCGATACAATTCTGATTAATTTGTTTCATCAAGATCGTGACATAGCTAAAGAAGCAGgggtgttcttgaaatttcttatacCTGGATTGTTTGCATATGGTGTTTTGCAAAATGTTTTGAGATTTCTTCAGGCACAGTCAATGCTAGAGTCAATAGTTGGGCTTCCATGGGCATCTTTCGTTATCCACATTTGTATTATTCCGTATGCCTTGGTTCATTGGATAGGTCTTGGTTTTAAAGGAGCATCATTAGCAACATCCATTTCGATCTGGATTTCACTCCTCATGATGGGTCTGCACGTGTTTTTCTCGAATAGCTGCAACCATATTGTCTGGGATGGTTTCTCATTCGAGCCATTTCATCATATCCTTACATACTTGAAGCTGGCTTTGCCCTCTGCTGCCATAGTCTG TTTGGAGTACTGCGCTTTTGAGATTCTTGTgttattggctggtttgatgccAAACCCGGAAACAACTACTTCCATAATTGCAATGA GTGTAAATACCCAAGCCATCGTCCACTTGATATTTTCCGGTGCAGGCGTAGCTGCAAG CACCAGAGTTGCAAACGAGTTAGGAGCTGGAAATCCTGACAGAGCTAAACATGTTGTGTCTGTTACTCTCGTGCAATCTATTGTTGTAGGTCTTGATATTTGGTTGACTCTATTTTGTTATCATATTTCCTGGGCTGGCTTCTTCAGTGATAGCGCGGAGATAATTAACAAATTTGCCTCCATGACACCTCTTCTTTTAATATCCATTATATTTGATATCTCTCAAGGAATTTTATCAG GGGTGGCTAGAGGATGGGGGTGGCAGCGTTGTGCTATGTGCATCAACTTGGGAACATTCTATTTCATCAGCATGCCAATAGCATGCCTCACTGCTTTCAAGTTCAACCTACATACTCAG GGTTTATGGATTGGCTTGATATGTGCTCTAGATTGCCAAGCGTCTGGCTCATTGCTACTGATATTGTTGACCAGATGGAAAAAAGTAGAGGGCTCAACAAATAGCAATAGAGAAACTGAACTTCTAGCTTAA
- the LOC132067641 gene encoding uncharacterized protein LOC132067641 — translation MASDLQKSFEEDCSLPETAYGAEECYRRTIELLKDLGFPKGVLPLKDLEEFGYVRKTGFEWMKQKASYEHYFTSIKMPISYATEVTAYVEKGRMKKISGVKGKQLLLWVPATEMSINSDGKKLYFRTPVGLGRSYPITAFMTDEEKQKYIHGES, via the exons ATGGCTAGTGATCTGCAAAAATCATTTGAAGAAGACTGTTCTTTACCAGAAACTGCATATGGAGCTGAAGAATGCTACCGCCGTACTATAGAGCTCTTGAAAGATTTGG GGTTTCCCAAAGGGGTGCTTCCTCTTAAAGACCTTGAAGAATTTGGTTATGTTCGTAAAACTGGATTCGAGTGGATGAAACAAAAGGCCTCGTACGAGCATTATTTTACTTCAATTAAAATGCCTATAAGCTACGCGACTGAGGTCACTGCATATGTGGAGAAAG GTaggatgaaaaaaataagtggcGTTAAGGGTAAGCAACTGCTTCTTTGGGTGCCTGCAACTGAGATGAGCATTAATTCTGATGGAAAGAAACTTTATTTTAGGACTCCTGTGGGACTTGGGAGGTCTTATCCCATTACTGCTTTTATGACTGATGAGGAAAAGCAGAAGTACATACATGGAGAAAGCTAA